In Hirundo rustica isolate bHirRus1 chromosome 2, bHirRus1.pri.v3, whole genome shotgun sequence, one genomic interval encodes:
- the FUNDC1 gene encoding FUN14 domain-containing protein 1, giving the protein MAARRPRSASDHDSDDDSYEVLDLTEYARRHHWWNRLFGRNSGPIVEKYSVATQIVMGGVTGWCAGFLFQKVGKLAATAVGGGFLLLQIASHSGYVQVDWKRVEKDVNKAKKQLKKRANKAAPEINTLIEESTEFIKQNIVVSSGFVGGFLLGLAS; this is encoded by the exons ATGGCGGCgcggcggccccgctccgcctcAG accACGACAGTGACGATGATTCCTACGAAGTGCTGGATTTAACAGAGTACGCTCGACGTCACCATTGGTGGAATCGCTTGTTCGGCCGGAATTCAGGACCAATTGTAGAAAAATACTCTGTAGCCACACAGATTGTGATGGGAGGTGTGACTGGCTG GTGTGCGGGATTTTTGTTCCAGAAAGTCGGAAAGCTTGCAGCAACTGCAGTAGGTGGTGGCTTTCTTCTGCTTCAA ATTGCTAGTCATAGTGGATATGTACAAGTTGACTGGAAGAGAGTTGAAAAAGatgtaaacaaagcaaaaaaacagttaaaaaaacgTGCAAATAAGGCAGCTCCCGAAATCAACACTCTAATTGAAGAG tcaACAGAATTTATCAAACAGAACATCGTGGTGTCCAGTGGGTTTGTTGGAGGCTTTTTGTTGGGGCTGGCGTCGTAA